The Deltaproteobacteria bacterium genome contains the following window.
CCGGCCATCGCTAGGTTGATAAATGCACCGTTGATGCAATAATTCCCCTTCCATGCGCGCCGACTTTCTCGATTTGGAGTTACAGCAGATCAAAGACGCCGGGCTTTATCGCCAACTGCGCTCGGTGGATGGCGACCAAGGGCCGACGCTCATGCTCGACGGCCGCGAGGTGATCAACTTCTCGTCGAACAATTATCTCGGCATCGCCAATCATCCGGCGCTGGCGGCGGCGGCGAAGAGCGCCATCGACCGGTACGGCTGCGGTTCGGGGGCGTCGCGGCTGATTTCCGGCAACATGACGCTGCACGAGGAATTGGAAGCCAAACT
Protein-coding sequences here:
- a CDS encoding aminotransferase class I/II-fold pyridoxal phosphate-dependent enzyme; this encodes MRADFLDLELQQIKDAGLYRQLRSVDGDQGPTLMLDGREVINFSSNNYLGIANHPALAAAAKSAIDRYGCGSGASRLISGNMTLHEELEAKL